A single window of Stigmatopora nigra isolate UIUO_SnigA chromosome 20, RoL_Snig_1.1, whole genome shotgun sequence DNA harbors:
- the chd3 gene encoding chromodomain-helicase-DNA-binding protein 3 isoform X3: MSSPPRDTEEDEALHSEGGGSLEEEEEEDGGGGGGGGEGDVSLDATSDVHSPATSRPSANAVANAVAGGPQSASDGELPRKKKGRPKKKDNEAKPAKSPKTRKRKKIDDQGDSAAATNGEGERDPTAALDGVLAQSSKKRKKHKDRKDKKCKRKQKDDEDQDTVSQRDTAKPVEQKTSAQLAKEWALEDVRHVFTEEDYGELTNYKAFSQFLRPMIAKKNPKIPMSKMMTILGAKWREFTFNNPFKGDGAAVAAAAAAAAAIAVARQVSAVVSAPPERPPPPPPVRKAKTKEGKGPGYKKRSKSLRGPDKKKVKAKKMAPTRVKISPVCSKRKKSCSSDEGDESQPEDSGVCGMKSNRQRPTKKKKKKKNEEEGDGYETDHQDFCEVCQQGGEIILCDTCPRAYHLVCLEPELEKAPEGKWSCPHCEREGIQWEAKDKDIEDLEEEEDAPEEEKDDHMEFCRVCKDGGELLCCETCTSSYHIHCLNPPLPEVPNGEWLCPRCTCPPIEGRVQKILHWRWGQPPTAGVSEPVSEPVSEPDRPAAPPFVAKGRAEREFLVKLAGQSYWRCTWITELQLEIFHSVMYRNYQRKTDMDEPPPLDYASGGEDRSEAGKSQKWRAMEDKYYKYGIKPEWMSIHRIINHSVDKKAAYHYLVKWRDLTYDQCTWEEDRVDLPHFGLHKANYWRHRDSITTEDPDGPRQMRSEGREGQEEATSPAPPVADPTVKYEEQPTYVTSTGGTLHPYQMEGLNWLRFSWAQGTDTILADEMGLGKTIQTIVFLYSLFKEGHSRGPFLVSAPLSTIINWEREFEMWAPDLYVVTYAGDKDSRAIIRENEFSFHDWPAKGGKKAFKMRGETTIKFHVLLTSYELVTVDQTALKSTDWACLVVDEAHRLKNNQSKFFRRLNDYKIQHKLLLTGTPLQNNLEELFHLLNFLTPNRFNNLDGFLEEFADVSQEEQIKKLHQLMGPHMLRRLKADVFQNMPAKTELIVRVELSPMQKKYYKLILTKNFEALNSKGAGNQVSLLNVVMDLKKCCNHPYLFPVASTEAQKTASGAYEGSALTKASGKLTLLQKMLRKLKEQGHRVLVFSQMTKMLDLLEDFLDFQGYKYERIDGAVTGALRQEAIDRFNAPGACQFCFLLSTRAGGLGINLATADTVVIFDSDWNPHNDIQAFSRAHRIGQANKVMIYRFVTRASVEERITQVAKRKMMLTHLVVRPGLGSKAGSMSKQELDDILKFGTEELFKDGAEGEKPGGEAERARTTYGCDASPTGAKNSTGDRAEDEGNVIHYDGAAVERLLDRGQDATDDSDVQNMNEYLSSFKVARYVVREEDKVDEMEREIIKQEENVDPDYWEKLLRHHYEQQQEDLASKLGKGKRNRKPVNYNDAAQEDQEWHAVISDNQSEYSVGSEEEDEDFDDRPEGRRQSRRQLRNEKDKPLPPLLARVGGNLEVLGFNTRQRKAFLNAVMRWGMPSREAFSSQWLVRDLRGKSEKEFKAYVSLFMRHLCEPVADGAETFADGVPREGLCRQPVLTRIGVMSLLKKKIQEFQHINGRWSIPEPKPRAGPEKPSSRASSPAAATDAGGNDTPCTSSAATPAPAEGPENSVEEDEEREGGAPPEKERKPCTPGSASPSPTREPREDVGGDGTPEGREDHPGGDPSGLSQVTGQHAAKMEEEKRDGENPKAQKGDSSPREAEGEKDAKTEVDEGQTRGDGKPPAQRPRFMFNIADGGFTELHTLWQNEERAAISSGKMNEIWHRRHDFWLLAGILTHGYARWQDVQNDWPFAIVNQPFESQANKGNFLEMKNKFLARRFKLLEQALVIEEQLRRAAYLNMTQDPGHPAMALNVRLAEVECLAESHQHLSKESLAGNRPANVVLHKVLNQLEDLLSDMKADVSRLPAALARVAPIAVRLQMSERAILSRLAGRGGQAQAPPPIPPGPYATPQDYGAFASAPPSGALFVGGANYSQMPAGSFVSVLDGATRSVKKEREGERPRERRAGEVICIDD; the protein is encoded by the exons ATGTCCTCTCCTCCGCGGGACACCGAGGAAGACGAGGCTCTTCATTCAGAGGGAGGAGGATCtttggaggaagaagaagaagaagacggcggcggcggcggtggcggcggcgaagGAGACGTCTCGTTAGACGCTACGAGCGACGTCCACTCGCCGGCGACGTCTCGTCCAAGTGCAAATGCGGTCGCAAACGCCGTCGCAG GGGGGCCGCAAAGCGCGTCCGATGGGGAACTCCCGCGTAAAAAGAAAGGACGGCCAAAGAAGAAGGACAACGAGGCCAAGCCCGCCAAGTCCCCCAAGACCAGAAAGCGCAAGAAAATT GACGACCAGGGAGACTCGGCGGCAGCGACAAATGGCGAGGGAGAGCGGGACCCGACGGCGGCGCTGGACGGCGTTTTGGCCCAGTCCtcgaagaagaggaaaaagcaCAAAGACAGGAAAGACAAGAAATGCAAGAGGAAGCAAAAAGATGACGAGGACCAAGACACGGTGTCTCAGAGAGACACGGCAAAG CCCGTGGAGCAGAAGACCTCGGCCCAGCTGGCCAAGGAGTGGGCGCTGGAGGACGTCCGTCACGTCTTCACCGAGGAAGACTACGGGGAGCTGACCAACTACAAAGCCTTCAGTCAGTTCTTGAG ACCCATGATCGCCAAAAAGAACCCCAAGATTCCCATGTCCAAGATGATGACCATCCTGGGGGCCAAATGGCGGGAGTTCACTTTCAACAACCCTTTCAAAGGCGACGGGGccgccgtggccgccgccgccgccgctgccgccgccatcGCCGTGGCCCGGCAGGTGTCGGCGGTGGTGAGCGCCCCGCCCGAGcggcccccgccgccgccgcccgtcCGGAaagccaagaccaaagagggcAAAG GTCCGGGTTACAAGAAACGCAGTAAAAGTCTGCGTGGCCCCGACAAGAAGAAGGTCAAGGCCAAAAAAATGGCACCCACCCGTGTGAAAATTTCCCCCGTGTGCTCCAAGAGGAAAAAGAGCTGCTCG AGCGACGAAGGAGACGAGTCGCAGCCAGAGGATTCGGGCGTATGCGGCATGAAGAGCAATCGTCAGCGGCccaccaagaagaaaaagaagaagaaaa ACGAGGAGGAGGGAGACGGCTACGAGACGGACCACCAGGACTTCTGCGAGGTGTGCCAGCAGGGCGGCGAGATCATCCTGTGCGACACCTGCCCGCGAGCGTACCACCTGGTGTGCCTGGAGCCCGAGCTGGAAAAGGCCCCCGAGGGCAAGTGGAGCTGCCCCCACTGT GAGCGAGAAGGAATCCAGTGGGAAGCCAAAGACAAAGACATTGAGgacttggaggaggaggaggacgccccggaggaggagaaggacgACCACATGGAGTTCTGCCGGGTGTGTAAAGACGGAGGTGAACTCCTGTGCTGTGAGACCTGCACCTCCTCCTACCACATCCACTGTCTAAACCCTCCGCTGCCAGAAGTCCCCAACGGAGAGTGGTTGTGTCCACGGTGCACG TGCCCGCCCATCGAGGGACGGGTGCAAAAGATCCTCCACTGGCGCTGGGGGCAGCCCCCGACGGCGGGCGTCTCGGAGCCCGTCTCGGAGCCCGTCTCGGAGCCGGACCGGCCGGCGGCCCCGCCCTTCGTCGCCAAGGGCCGAGCCGAACGGGAGTTCTTGGTCAAGCTGGCCGGTCAGTCCTACTGGCGCTGTACCTGGATCACCGAGCTGCAG TTGGAGATCTTCCACTCGGTGATGTACAGAAACTACCAGAGGAAGACGGACATGGACGAACCGCCCCCTTTGGACTACGCCTCGGGCGGCGAAGATCGCAGCGAGGCGGGGAAAAGCCAGAAGTGGCGTGCCATGGAGGACAAGTACTACAAATACGGCATCAAACCCGAGTGGATGAGCATCCATCGCATCATCAACCACAG CGTGGACAAGAAGGCCGCGTACCATTACCTGGTCAAGTGGCGAGACCTGACCTACGACCAGTGCACGTGGGAAGAGGACCGTGTGGACCTCCCCCACTTTGGCCTCCACAAGGCCAACTACTGGAGACACAG GGACTCCATCACCACGGAGGACCCCGACGGGCCCCGCCAGATGAGGAGCGAAGGTCGGGAGGGTCAAGAAGAGGCGACTTCTCCGGCCCCGCCCGTCGCCGAC CCCACCGTCAAATACGAGGAGCAGCCCACTTACGTGACGTCCACGGGCGGCACGCTGCACCCGTACCAGATGGAGGGTCTGAACTGGCTGCGCTTCTCTTGGGCTCAAGGCACCGACACCATCCTGGCCGACGAGATGGGTCTGGGCAAGACCATCCAGACCATCGTCTTCCTCTACTCGCTCTTCAAAGAG GGTCACAGCAGAGGTCCCTTCCTGGTCAGCGCCCCGCTTTCCACCATCATCAACTGGGAGCGGGAGTTTGAGATGTGGGCGCCCGACTTGTACGTGGTGACCTACGCCGGCGACAAGGACAGCCGAGCCATCATCCGCGAGAACGAATTCTCCTTCCACGACTGGCCGGCCAAGGGCGGCAAGAAAGCCTTCAAGATGCGG GGAGAGACGACCATCAAATTCCACGTCCTCCTGACCTCGTACGAGCTGGTGACCGTGGACCAGACGGCGCTCAAGTCCACGGACTGGGCCTGCCTGGTGGTGGACGAGGCTCACCGCCTTAAAAACAACCAGTCCAAG TTCTTCCGCCGACTGAACGACTACAAGATCCAGCACAAGCTGCTGCTGACGGGAACGCCTTTACAGAACAACCTGGAGGAGCTTTTCCACCTGCTGAACTTCCTGACTCCCAACCGTTTCAA CAACCTGGACGGCTTCCTGGAAGAGTTTGCCGACGTCTCCCAGGAGGAGCAGATCAAGAAACTCCACCAGCTGATGGGGCCTCACATGCTGCGCCGACTGAAGGCCGACGTCTTCCAGAACATGCCGGCCAAGACCGAGCTGATCGTGCGGGTGGAGCTCAGTCCCATGCAGAA GAAATACTACAAGCTGATTCTCACCAAGAACTTTGAGGCGCTCAACTCCAAAGGCGCCGGGAACCAGGTGTCCCTGCTCAACGTCGTCATGGACCTGAAGAAGTGCTGCAACCATCCCTACCTCTTCCCCGTCGCCTCCACG GAGGCCCAGAAAACGGCCAGCGGCGCGTACGAGGGTTCCGCCCTCACCAAGGCCTCGGGGAAACTGACCTTGCTGCAGAAGATGCTGAGGAAGCTGAAGGAGCAGGGACACCGAGTTCTGGTCTTCTCGCAG ATGACCAAAATGCTGGACTTGCTGGAAGACTTCCTGGATTTCCAAGGTTACAAGTACGAAAGGATTGACGGCGCTGTCACCGGCGCGCTCAGGCAGGAGGCCATCGACCGCTTCAACG CTCCCGGCGCTTGTCAGTTTTGTTTCTTGCTCTCCACCCGGGCCGGCGGTTTGGGCATCAACCTGGCCACGGCGGACACGGTGGTCATCTTCGACTCGGACTGGAACCCCCACAACGACATCCAG GCCTTCAGTCGGGCCCACCGCATCGGGCAGGCCAACAAGGTGATGATCTACCGCTTTGTGACGCGGGCCAGCGTGGAGGAGCGCATCACGCAGGTGGCCAAGAGAAAGATGATGCTGACTCATCTGGTGGTCCGGCCCGGCCTGGGCTCCAAAGCCGGCTCCATGAGCAAGCAGGAGCTGGACGACATCCTCAAGTTCGGCACCGAGGAGCTCTTCAAGGACGGGGCGGAAGGTGAGAAACCCGGGGGAGAGGCCGAGCGGGCCCGAACGACGTACGGCTGTGACGCTTCCCCGACAGGCGCCAAGAATTCGACGGGGGACAGGGCCGAGGACGAGGGCAACGTCATCCACTACGACGGCGCGGCCGTGGAGAGGCTGTTGGACCGCGGCCAGGACGCCACCGACGACTCGGACGTGCAGAACATGAACGAGTACCTGAGCTCCTTCAAAGTGGCCCGCTACGTGGTCCGAGAGGAGGACAAG GTGGACGAGATGGAGCGAGAGATCATCAAGCAGGAGGAGAACGTGGACCCCGACTACTGGGAGAAGCTCTTGCGCCACCACTACGAGCAGCAGCAGGAGGACCTGGCCAGCAAGTTGGGCAAAGGCAAGCGCAACCGCAAGCCCGTCAACTACAACGACGCCGCCCAGGAAGACCAAG AGTGGCACGCCGTCATTTCCGACAACCAGTCCGAGTACTCGGTAGGAtccgaggaggaggacgaggacttTGACGACCGTCCGGAAG GCCGGAGACAATCCCGTCGCCAGCTGAGGAACGAGAAGGACAAACCGCTCCCTCCACTTCTGGCCAGAGTGGGCGGCAACCTGGAG GTTCTCGGCTTCAATACGCGCCAGCGGAAGGCTTTCCTCAATGCCGTGATGCGCTGGGGGATGCCCTCTCGGGAGGCCTTCTCGTCCCAGTGGCTGGTCCGAGACCTGCGGGGCAAAAGCGAGAAGGAATTCAA GGCGTACGTGTCGCTCTTCATGCGTCACTTGTGCGAGCCGGTGGCCGACGGGGCGGAGACTTTTGCCGACGGCGTCCCGCGGGAGGGCTTGTGCCGCCAACCCGTCCTCACGCGCATCGGCGTCATGTCGCTGCTCAAAAAGAAG ATTCAGGAGTTCCAGCACATCAACGGGCGCTGGAGTATCCCGGAGCCGAAGCCCCGGGCGGGCCCGGAAAAGCCCTCCTCCCGAGCCTCTtcccccgccgccgccacagATGCCGGTGGCAACGACACGCCGTGCACCTCCAGCGCGGCGACACCCGCGCCTGCGGAAGGGCCCGAAAATAGCGTCGAGGAAGACGAGGAGCGGGAGGGCGGGGCCCCGCCGGAGAAGGAGAGAAAG CCCTGCACCCCTGGAAGCGCGTCTCCTAGTCCCACAAGGGAGCCCCGAGAGGACGTCGGCGGTGATGGGACGCCGGAGGGGCGGGAAGACCATCCCGGCGGTGACCCGTCTGGCCTGAGCCAAGTCACGGGCCAACACGCAG CGAAAATGGAAGAGGAGAAACGGGACGGCGAGAACCCCAAAGCCCAAAAGGGGGATTCGTCGCCCCGGGAGGCGGAAGGTGAAAAGGACGCCAAGACTGAGGTCGACGAGGGCCAGACCAGGGGCGACGGGAAGCCGCCCGCCCAGCGGCCGCGCTTCATGTTTAACATTGCCGACGGCGGCTTCACCg AGCTTCACACTCTTTGGCAGAACGAAGAGCGGGCCGCCATCTCCTCGGGAAAGATGAACGAGATCTGGCACCGGCGCCACGATTTCTGGCTCCTGGCAGGAATCCTCAC TCACGGCTACGCTCGCTGGCAGGACGTCCAGAACGACTGGCCCTTCGCCATCGTCAACCAGCCTTTCGAGTCGCAGGCCAACAAAGGCAACTTCTTGGAAATGAAGAACAAGTTTCTGGCCCGCCGCTTCAAG CTCCTGGAGCAGGCGCTGGTCATCGAGGAGCAGCTGCGGCGCGCCGCCTACCTGAACATGACGCAGGACCCCGGCCACCCGGCCATGGCGCTCAACGTGCGCTTGGCCGAGGTGGAGTGCCTGGCCGAGTCGCACCAACACCTCAGCAAGGAGTCGTTGGCGGGCAACAGGCCGGCCAATGTGGTCCTGCACAAAG TGCTGAaccagctggaggacctgctgAGCGACATGAAGGCCGACGTGAGCCGGCTGCCGGCCGCGCTGGCCCGAGTGGCGCCCATCGCCGTGCGGCTGCAGATGTCCGAGCGCGCCATCCTGAGCCGGCTGGCCGGCAGAGGCGGCCAGGCTCAGGCCCCCCCG CCCATCCCTCCCGGACCTTACGCCACCCCCCAGGACTACGGAGCCTTCGCCTCGGCCCCGCCGTCGGGCGCCCTCTTTGTGGGAGGGGCCAACTACAGTCAGATGCCAGCCGGATCCTTCGTATCAG TGCTCGACGGAGCGACTCGGTCGGTGAAGAAGGAGCGGGAAGGAGAGCGTCCACGGGAGCGCCGCGCCGGCGAGGTCATCTGCATCGACGATTAG